The following coding sequences lie in one Ferviditalea candida genomic window:
- a CDS encoding PHP domain-containing protein, with the protein MERMLADLHTHTTASDGTNEPSGNIRLAKEAGLGAVAITDHDTVAGIPEALEAGRKLGVTVVPGVEISTVANGQDIHILGYYMNIEDSAFLQRLEELRRTRDRRNALIIDRLSELGMSVSLQEVIDAANKNGAGETIGRPHIAAVLIAKGYVRTMREAFDRYLGKSGKAYANPPRIHPAEAVGWIHEAGGTAVVAHPGLYGDDLLIGQLIEQGIDGIEAFHSDHAPEDELRYSELCRRHRLLITAGSDFHGEKDGAVFHGSIGARTVDMQVLRDLSKRR; encoded by the coding sequence ATGGAGCGAATGCTGGCGGATCTTCATACGCATACAACAGCGTCGGACGGGACGAACGAACCGTCCGGCAATATCCGTTTGGCCAAAGAAGCGGGTTTGGGGGCTGTCGCGATCACTGATCATGATACGGTGGCGGGAATCCCCGAAGCGCTGGAAGCCGGCCGAAAGCTCGGCGTGACCGTCGTTCCCGGTGTGGAAATCAGCACGGTCGCCAACGGGCAGGATATTCACATTCTTGGCTACTACATGAATATTGAGGATTCCGCGTTTCTGCAGAGGCTGGAGGAATTGAGGCGTACCCGGGACCGCAGGAACGCTTTGATCATTGACCGACTGTCGGAGCTGGGCATGTCCGTCTCGCTCCAGGAAGTGATTGATGCGGCGAACAAGAACGGCGCCGGGGAAACGATCGGAAGGCCGCATATTGCCGCAGTTCTGATTGCCAAAGGATATGTCCGGACGATGCGCGAAGCTTTTGACCGGTATTTGGGCAAGAGCGGAAAAGCCTATGCCAATCCTCCGAGAATTCATCCTGCGGAAGCGGTCGGATGGATCCATGAAGCGGGGGGAACGGCAGTCGTTGCGCATCCGGGGCTGTACGGAGACGATCTGCTGATCGGGCAGCTGATCGAACAAGGGATTGACGGAATTGAAGCCTTTCATTCCGATCATGCGCCGGAGGATGAGCTGCGGTACTCCGAGCTTTGCCGCCGCCATCGTTTGCTTATTACGGCCGGCTCCGATTTTCACGGCGAAAAAGACGGCGCCGTGTTTCACGGATCAATCGGCGCGAGGACGGTTGATATGCAAGTGCTTCGCGATTTGAGCAAACGCCGGTAG
- a CDS encoding Rqc2 family fibronectin-binding protein, with amino-acid sequence MALDGIVIHAAVDELKAITGGRIGKIYQPTEHDILLQIRTRGSNVKLLLSAHPAYPRIYFTEHSYMNPLEAPMFCMLLRKHLENGIVESVSQADLERIITIDIRHRDELGDVRIKRLVVELMGRHSNIILIDTQTQTILDGIRHVTPAISSYRVVLPGSPYAAPPDQHKASPLEVDERQFIELMTAQNPPGEAGRHTADKRIVELFSGISPLLAKEIVHLSGHPANPAGLWKGFNALMEKVRLHQYEPNIVITGQGKLHFSAVPLTHLEGERTTFSSISKCLEAYYGEKVERDTVKQKVSDLHRLLKNEKSKNAKKLDKLRETLEEARDADKYRILGELLTAHLHMISRGDKRVEVTNYYDEHQQTIAIELDPQLTPSENAQKYFKKYNKMKNSLAAVHEQMDMAKKENAYIETLLQQLDHASLHDIGEIREELAEQGYIRLKKAKERSKKKNDRPLLHCYTSSEGIPIYVGKNNTQNDYLTNRFAHPSDTWLHTKDIPGSHVVISGSGYGEQTLFEAAQLAAYFSQARESSLVPVDHTLIRHVRKPNGAKPGYVVYDHQKTLFVTPDEQQIHKLNKQTGWP; translated from the coding sequence ATGGCACTGGACGGAATCGTCATTCATGCCGCAGTTGATGAACTGAAAGCCATTACAGGCGGACGTATCGGAAAAATCTATCAGCCCACGGAGCACGATATTCTCCTTCAGATCCGCACCCGCGGAAGCAATGTCAAGCTGCTGCTCTCAGCCCATCCGGCCTATCCGAGGATTTATTTCACCGAACACAGCTATATGAATCCACTTGAGGCGCCGATGTTCTGCATGCTGCTTCGCAAGCATTTGGAGAACGGGATTGTGGAATCGGTCAGTCAAGCCGACTTGGAAAGAATCATAACTATCGATATCCGGCATCGGGATGAACTCGGCGACGTACGGATCAAAAGACTGGTTGTCGAGCTGATGGGCAGGCACAGCAATATCATTCTCATAGACACGCAGACGCAGACGATTCTGGACGGCATCCGCCATGTGACGCCGGCGATCAGCTCCTACCGTGTCGTATTGCCGGGCAGCCCTTATGCGGCCCCGCCCGACCAGCATAAAGCTTCGCCGCTGGAAGTTGATGAACGGCAGTTTATCGAACTGATGACAGCGCAGAATCCTCCGGGCGAAGCCGGACGGCATACTGCCGACAAGCGAATCGTCGAGCTGTTCAGCGGAATCAGTCCGCTGTTGGCCAAGGAAATAGTCCATCTGAGTGGACATCCGGCAAATCCCGCCGGACTGTGGAAGGGATTCAATGCATTGATGGAGAAGGTCAGGCTTCATCAATACGAACCCAACATCGTGATCACCGGACAGGGAAAACTCCACTTTTCCGCCGTGCCTCTTACCCATCTGGAGGGAGAGCGGACGACGTTCTCGTCCATCAGCAAATGCCTGGAGGCTTATTACGGGGAAAAAGTTGAACGGGACACGGTCAAACAAAAAGTATCGGACCTGCACCGCCTGCTGAAGAACGAAAAAAGCAAGAACGCCAAAAAACTGGACAAACTGCGCGAAACGTTGGAGGAGGCAAGGGATGCGGACAAATACCGGATTCTCGGGGAACTGCTGACCGCCCATCTGCACATGATTTCACGCGGAGACAAGCGGGTCGAGGTGACCAATTATTACGACGAGCATCAGCAAACCATCGCCATCGAGCTGGATCCGCAGCTGACGCCTTCTGAAAATGCCCAGAAATATTTTAAAAAATACAATAAGATGAAAAACAGTCTGGCCGCCGTGCACGAGCAAATGGACATGGCGAAAAAGGAGAACGCGTACATCGAGACGCTGCTTCAGCAGCTGGATCACGCGTCGCTGCACGATATCGGGGAAATCCGCGAGGAGCTGGCCGAGCAGGGCTACATCCGGTTGAAGAAAGCCAAGGAACGGTCCAAGAAGAAAAACGACCGGCCTCTCCTTCACTGCTATACTTCCAGCGAAGGGATTCCGATCTATGTCGGCAAAAACAATACGCAGAACGATTATTTGACGAACCGCTTCGCCCATCCGTCGGACACATGGCTGCATACGAAGGATATTCCCGGATCGCATGTCGTCATCAGCGGCTCCGGCTATGGCGAGCAGACGCTGTTCGAAGCCGCCCAGCTGGCCGCATATTTCAGCCAGGCCCGGGAATCCAGTCTGGTTCCGGTGGACCATACGCTCATTCGCCATGTGCGCAAGCCCAACGGAGCCAAGCCGGGCTATGTCGTTTACGACCATCAAAAAACGCTGTTTGTCACTCCGGATGAGCAGCAAATCCACAAACTGAACAAGCAGACCGGCTGGCCATAG
- a CDS encoding asparaginase, protein MDAETIVHVIRGSLIESRHRGHIAVVDHQGRLMHSLGNPEIVTFARSSAKLLQAIPVVESGAADFYQFSDEETAVICASHSGEPAHLNAVLSILAKTGLGPEYLQCGVHPPFDSAASRALAERREEPSSLHNNCSGKHSGMLALAKFMGVPTDRYLSIEHPVQKRMLSAVAEMADLPESQIPLGTDGCGVPVFGLPVSRLALAFARLSKNDGLSKQRSEACNRILRSIRRKPFYLAGTNRFDTRLIEVTGGRIIGKMGAEGVFALAIPERGWGIAVKVEDGAKRALYPTVTETLRQLHLLNDEETAALQPFHTPAHSNWQGQNVGRIEPAFTLKSSAAN, encoded by the coding sequence ATGGATGCGGAAACCATCGTTCATGTGATCAGAGGATCCTTGATCGAATCCCGGCACCGGGGACATATTGCAGTCGTCGATCACCAAGGACGGCTAATGCACAGTCTGGGAAATCCAGAAATCGTCACTTTCGCAAGATCCTCGGCCAAATTGCTGCAAGCCATTCCCGTCGTCGAATCGGGGGCTGCGGATTTTTATCAATTCTCGGATGAAGAAACGGCCGTTATCTGCGCGTCCCATAGCGGCGAACCGGCCCACCTGAATGCCGTACTGTCGATTCTCGCCAAGACGGGCCTTGGACCTGAATATCTGCAGTGCGGAGTTCATCCGCCTTTTGATTCCGCTGCTTCAAGAGCATTGGCCGAAAGACGGGAGGAGCCTTCCTCCCTGCATAACAACTGCTCGGGCAAACACTCGGGAATGCTGGCTCTTGCCAAATTCATGGGCGTCCCGACGGACCGCTATCTTTCCATCGAACATCCCGTACAGAAGCGCATGCTGTCCGCGGTGGCCGAAATGGCAGATTTGCCTGAGTCCCAAATCCCGCTCGGAACGGACGGCTGCGGCGTTCCCGTATTCGGGCTGCCGGTTAGCCGCCTCGCTCTCGCATTTGCCCGCTTGAGCAAAAACGACGGGCTTTCCAAGCAAAGGTCGGAGGCCTGCAATCGGATTTTGCGCAGCATACGGCGTAAACCGTTTTATCTTGCCGGAACAAACCGTTTCGACACCCGTCTGATTGAGGTGACCGGAGGCAGGATCATTGGCAAAATGGGCGCTGAAGGCGTCTTTGCCCTGGCAATTCCCGAACGGGGCTGGGGCATTGCCGTCAAAGTCGAGGACGGCGCCAAGCGGGCGCTGTATCCGACGGTGACGGAAACGCTCCGGCAGCTGCATCTGTTGAATGACGAAGAGACGGCAGCATTGCAGCCGTTTCATACTCCCGCCCATTCCAACTGGCAGGGTCAAAACGTAGGCAGGATAGAGCCCGCGTTCACATTAAAATCGTCAGCGGCAAACTGA
- a CDS encoding selenium metabolism-associated LysR family transcriptional regulator: MSVNFHQLHIFYTVAEKGSFSSAANALHMTQPAVTMQIQALEEYYGTKLFNRSTKKVELSEAGAALLPYARKSIELAKETDVAMSEFTTIIEGRLQLGASLTFGEYFLPRLLGSFNKSYPNITISVKVINTRQILDDILNHQLNFGLVEAPIDHPDVHTEPVMSDELKLIFPSGHPLGELKVLRIEDVLGYPFVLREQGSGTRQVMEEEIARKGYDFSKMKIAMELGSTGAVKSAVEAGLGISILSESSVKHEVALGLLKVRSIDELQFTRNFHAIYLNSSILPLSAVSFLAFLRRKEFERIL, from the coding sequence ATGTCCGTCAATTTTCATCAACTTCACATTTTTTATACCGTTGCGGAAAAAGGAAGCTTTTCTTCGGCCGCGAATGCCTTGCATATGACGCAGCCCGCAGTCACGATGCAAATTCAAGCGCTGGAGGAGTATTACGGCACCAAATTATTCAACCGCTCCACCAAAAAAGTCGAATTGTCCGAAGCCGGCGCTGCGCTGCTGCCGTATGCGAGAAAAAGCATTGAGCTGGCCAAGGAGACGGATGTGGCCATGTCCGAATTTACGACCATCATCGAGGGCCGCCTTCAGCTCGGAGCCAGTCTGACGTTCGGGGAATATTTTTTGCCCCGTTTGTTGGGGAGCTTTAACAAGTCCTATCCGAATATTACGATCAGCGTAAAAGTGATCAATACACGTCAGATTTTGGACGACATCTTGAATCATCAGTTGAATTTCGGTCTGGTGGAAGCGCCGATCGACCATCCCGACGTGCACACGGAGCCGGTCATGAGCGATGAATTGAAGCTGATTTTTCCTTCGGGTCATCCGCTCGGGGAGCTTAAAGTTCTGCGTATTGAAGACGTTCTTGGTTATCCGTTTGTGCTCCGCGAACAGGGCTCCGGAACTCGCCAGGTCATGGAGGAAGAAATCGCGCGAAAAGGATACGATTTTTCCAAAATGAAAATTGCAATGGAGCTGGGCAGCACGGGAGCGGTCAAATCGGCTGTAGAAGCGGGTCTCGGCATTTCCATTCTGTCCGAATCCTCCGTCAAACACGAGGTGGCGCTTGGCCTGCTGAAGGTCAGAAGCATTGATGAACTGCAATTCACCAGGAACTTTCATGCCATTTATTTGAATTCCAGCATCCTTCCGCTGTCCGCGGTATCCTTTCTCGCCTTTTTGCGGCGGAAGGAATTTGAAAGGATCTTGTAG
- a CDS encoding calcium-translocating P-type ATPase, SERCA-type — protein MSQKQVYQLSTKEILSAYQLQPTKGLSDKEARDRLEQYGRNELSEGKKISPLTLFLNQFKDFMVLVLVGATLISGMLGEYLDAITIVMIILMNGILGFAQEFRAERSLRALKALSAPVAKVIRNSAVMQIPAIELVPGDLVLLDNGDRIPADIRFIETNNLYVEESALTGESVPVGKHSKVIDEEDVPLGDQKNMGFMGTMVTRGTAQGVVIRTGMDTEMGKIADLIQNTEEMQTPLQQRLEQLGKILIAVAIGLTVMVVVAGIMHGQPGYGMFLAGVSLAVAAIPEGLPAIVTIALALGVQRMIRRKAIVRKLPSVETLGCASVICSDKTGTLTQNKMTVTHVWLGGRVLELSGSGYEPNGEIKENGSPADMKSDQTLRRLMQVSVLCNNASLHEEYPETVKKKSKAPAKSTWAIKGDPTEGALIVMAAKAGITKSHLQGMYQRLREYPFDSERKLMSVLVQHQGGQLICTKGAPDVLLQKCTYILWQDKVVPFTETLKQKVMGANEAMARNALRVLGLAYRELRSTDPQETEEEVERNLIFVGLTGMIDPPRAEVRDAIVTCKKAGIKTVMITGDHRTTAEAIAKQLGMIPPKGLTVDGQQLSVMSEEELDAKANDIYVYARVSPEHKMRIVKSLQKNGHVVAMTGDGVNDAPAIKAADIGIAMGITGTDVTKEASALVLSDDNFSTIVAAIEEGRGIYENIRKFIRYLLASNVGEILTMFIAMMAGMPLPLVPIQILWVNLVTDGLPAMALGVDQAEKDLMQQKPRPAKENIFARRLGWKIISRGILIGLCTLGAFWLSYHQDGDDSGNLVRAQTVAFATLVMAQLIHVFDCRSSSSVFHRNPLQNKYLVLAVLSSVALLLCVLYIPELQPIFRTVDLGLEEWILVMTAAAIPTFLFGLGSVLKLPPKKKKIQYSKRISA, from the coding sequence ATGAGCCAGAAACAAGTGTACCAACTGTCGACGAAAGAAATCCTGTCCGCGTATCAACTGCAGCCGACAAAGGGGCTTTCGGATAAAGAAGCGCGGGATCGGTTGGAGCAATACGGCCGGAACGAACTGTCCGAAGGGAAGAAAATTTCACCTTTGACATTGTTTTTAAACCAGTTTAAAGACTTTATGGTGTTGGTGCTGGTAGGCGCCACATTGATCTCCGGAATGCTTGGCGAATATCTGGATGCGATCACGATTGTGATGATCATCCTGATGAACGGGATTCTCGGATTTGCCCAGGAATTCCGCGCGGAGCGTTCGCTCAGGGCGCTGAAGGCGCTGTCCGCGCCGGTTGCCAAGGTCATCCGCAACAGCGCAGTCATGCAGATCCCTGCCATCGAGCTGGTTCCCGGAGATTTGGTCCTCCTGGATAACGGAGACCGGATCCCTGCGGATATCCGGTTTATTGAAACCAATAATTTGTACGTGGAAGAGTCGGCATTGACCGGTGAGTCCGTACCCGTGGGCAAACACAGCAAGGTGATTGACGAAGAGGATGTCCCCTTGGGGGATCAGAAGAATATGGGATTTATGGGGACTATGGTGACAAGGGGAACGGCTCAGGGCGTTGTCATCCGCACCGGCATGGATACGGAGATGGGGAAAATCGCCGATCTCATTCAAAATACGGAGGAGATGCAGACCCCGCTGCAGCAACGCCTCGAGCAGCTCGGCAAAATTCTGATTGCCGTTGCCATCGGGCTTACCGTTATGGTAGTCGTTGCCGGCATTATGCACGGGCAACCCGGATACGGCATGTTCCTGGCCGGTGTCAGCTTGGCTGTGGCCGCGATCCCGGAGGGGCTGCCCGCCATCGTAACGATCGCTCTGGCGCTCGGTGTGCAGCGGATGATCAGGCGCAAGGCGATCGTGCGCAAGCTCCCCTCCGTGGAAACGCTTGGTTGCGCTTCGGTCATATGCTCGGATAAAACCGGAACATTGACCCAGAACAAAATGACCGTAACGCATGTTTGGCTGGGCGGGAGGGTGCTGGAACTGAGCGGCTCCGGTTACGAGCCTAACGGGGAAATCAAGGAGAACGGCTCACCCGCCGATATGAAGTCCGACCAAACCCTAAGGCGGTTGATGCAGGTTTCGGTCTTGTGCAACAACGCATCGTTGCATGAGGAATATCCGGAAACCGTGAAAAAGAAAAGCAAAGCTCCGGCGAAATCGACATGGGCGATAAAAGGCGATCCGACCGAAGGGGCGCTGATCGTCATGGCAGCCAAGGCGGGGATCACGAAAAGCCACCTGCAGGGGATGTATCAAAGGCTTCGCGAATATCCCTTCGATTCGGAACGCAAGCTGATGTCCGTGCTGGTCCAGCATCAGGGAGGGCAGTTGATCTGCACCAAGGGCGCCCCGGATGTGCTGTTGCAAAAATGCACCTATATTCTATGGCAGGATAAGGTGGTTCCGTTTACGGAAACGCTCAAGCAAAAGGTGATGGGCGCCAACGAGGCGATGGCCCGAAATGCGCTGCGTGTGCTTGGGTTGGCCTATCGGGAGCTTCGTTCCACCGATCCCCAGGAAACGGAAGAGGAGGTGGAACGGAACCTGATCTTCGTCGGCCTTACCGGAATGATCGATCCGCCGCGCGCGGAAGTGCGCGATGCGATCGTCACTTGCAAAAAAGCGGGCATCAAAACCGTGATGATTACCGGAGACCACCGCACCACCGCCGAAGCGATCGCCAAGCAGCTCGGAATGATTCCCCCGAAAGGGCTGACCGTTGACGGGCAGCAGCTTTCGGTGATGTCCGAGGAGGAATTGGATGCCAAAGCGAATGATATTTATGTATATGCGAGAGTATCTCCTGAGCATAAAATGCGGATTGTCAAATCGTTGCAAAAAAATGGCCATGTCGTGGCGATGACGGGAGACGGGGTCAATGACGCGCCGGCCATTAAAGCGGCCGATATCGGCATTGCCATGGGGATTACAGGCACCGATGTAACGAAGGAAGCCTCCGCGCTGGTGCTGAGCGACGATAATTTCTCAACGATCGTTGCGGCGATTGAAGAAGGCAGGGGCATCTACGAGAACATCCGCAAATTTATCCGCTATCTGCTTGCCTCCAATGTCGGCGAGATCCTGACCATGTTCATTGCGATGATGGCCGGAATGCCACTTCCCCTTGTGCCGATCCAGATCCTTTGGGTCAATCTGGTGACAGATGGCCTGCCGGCGATGGCGCTGGGAGTCGATCAGGCTGAGAAGGACCTGATGCAGCAAAAACCGCGTCCGGCCAAAGAAAATATTTTCGCCAGAAGATTGGGCTGGAAAATCATCAGCCGCGGCATTCTGATCGGCTTGTGCACGCTCGGCGCCTTCTGGCTGAGCTATCATCAGGATGGGGACGATTCTGGCAACTTGGTGCGGGCGCAAACCGTCGCCTTCGCGACCCTGGTTATGGCCCAGTTGATTCATGTGTTCGACTGCCGGAGCAGCAGTTCGGTGTTTCACCGCAATCCGCTGCAGAACAAATATTTGGTGCTGGCTGTTCTTTCATCGGTCGCATTGCTGCTTTGCGTCCTGTATATTCCCGAACTGCAGCCGATTTTCCGGACCGTTGATTTGGGGCTTGAGGAATGGATTCTCGTCATGACCGCTGCCGCGATTCCGACGTTCCTGTTCGGATTGGGCAGCGTACTGAAGTTGCCGCCGAAAAAGAAAAAAATTCAATACTCCAAGAGAATAAGCGCATAG
- a CDS encoding YlbG family protein produces MIPERSGLIVWINDIKSSRVLERYGTVHYVSKKMHYVLLYVDAVKEKKVVQDIQKLPFVKKIEKSLRNEIKTEYNSNIPDKTRFYTI; encoded by the coding sequence ATGATTCCCGAACGCAGCGGATTAATTGTATGGATCAATGACATCAAATCCTCAAGAGTGCTGGAGCGTTACGGCACCGTTCATTATGTTTCCAAAAAAATGCACTATGTATTATTGTATGTTGATGCCGTAAAGGAGAAAAAGGTTGTTCAGGACATACAAAAACTGCCTTTTGTTAAAAAAATTGAAAAATCGCTGCGCAATGAAATCAAAACGGAATATAACAGTAATATTCCAGATAAAACTAGGTTTTACACAATCTAA
- a CDS encoding UDP-glucose dehydrogenase family protein, translating to MAEKVAVIGTGYVGLVTGTCMAEVGHHVICVDRDQAKIEMLKAGEIPIFEPGLQELVESNMRAGRLSFSVSMAQAVNESDFIFIAVGTPSLRNGDVDLSQVKSAVMEAAQHVNGDKIIVIKSTVPVGTCRQLEEWIRGSFDTDCRIDVVSNPEFLREGSAVYDTLHSDRLVIGSAVERAAERVKRLLEPFDAPMIITDRETSELIKYASNSFLATKISFINEMANICEKVGADVKVVAQGMGMDQRIGPQFLKAGIGYGGFCLPKDTKAQLRLAYAVDYDFKIIRAVIEVNQLQRERFVKKIERVLGGSLEGKRLAVMGIAFKPETDDIRDAPSIDIIELLEHRGAVIQAYDPVVGQQTHPSLKHLVVEKDPYRVLQGADAMVIITEWRQLADMDWERVKRELRSPVIIDGRNIFEPGQMAGLGFEYYCIGRPGKMRRVEEPRSSASF from the coding sequence GTGGCGGAAAAGGTGGCTGTCATCGGCACCGGATATGTCGGCCTGGTTACCGGAACATGCATGGCGGAGGTCGGGCATCACGTCATCTGCGTGGATCGGGATCAAGCCAAAATCGAGATGCTGAAAGCGGGGGAAATCCCGATTTTTGAACCGGGCTTGCAGGAGCTTGTGGAAAGCAACATGCGGGCTGGGAGATTGAGCTTCAGCGTGAGCATGGCGCAAGCCGTGAACGAGTCCGATTTTATCTTCATCGCTGTCGGTACGCCTTCGCTGAGAAACGGCGACGTCGATCTGAGCCAGGTGAAAAGCGCCGTCATGGAAGCGGCCCAGCATGTCAACGGCGACAAGATCATCGTGATCAAGAGCACGGTTCCGGTAGGAACATGCCGGCAACTGGAGGAATGGATACGCGGCAGCTTCGACACGGACTGCCGGATTGACGTCGTATCCAATCCGGAGTTTTTGAGAGAGGGCTCTGCCGTTTACGATACGTTACACAGCGATCGGTTGGTTATCGGCTCCGCCGTCGAAAGGGCCGCCGAACGTGTCAAGCGGCTGCTGGAGCCGTTCGACGCGCCGATGATCATCACCGACCGGGAAACCTCGGAATTGATCAAATATGCTTCGAATTCTTTTTTGGCCACCAAGATCTCGTTCATTAATGAAATGGCCAACATTTGCGAGAAGGTGGGAGCGGATGTGAAGGTGGTCGCCCAAGGGATGGGCATGGATCAGCGCATCGGTCCCCAGTTTTTGAAGGCTGGTATCGGGTACGGCGGCTTTTGCCTGCCGAAGGACACGAAAGCGCAGCTCAGGCTGGCCTATGCGGTGGATTACGATTTCAAAATCATCCGCGCGGTCATTGAAGTCAATCAGCTGCAGCGCGAACGGTTCGTCAAGAAAATCGAGCGCGTGCTGGGCGGTTCGCTGGAGGGCAAAAGGCTGGCCGTAATGGGTATTGCCTTCAAGCCGGAGACCGATGACATCCGGGATGCGCCTTCGATCGACATTATCGAGCTTTTGGAGCATCGCGGAGCGGTCATTCAAGCGTACGACCCGGTTGTCGGCCAGCAGACCCATCCGTCGCTGAAACATCTTGTCGTGGAAAAGGACCCGTACCGGGTCCTTCAAGGCGCGGATGCGATGGTGATTATCACGGAATGGCGCCAGCTGGCGGATATGGATTGGGAGCGGGTCAAACGCGAGCTCCGATCCCCTGTCATTATCGACGGCAGGAATATTTTTGAGCCCGGCCAAATGGCCGGACTCGGGTTCGAGTATTATTGCATCGGCCGTCCTGGAAAAATGCGGCGGGTGGAGGAACCCCGAAGCTCCGCATCCTTCTAA
- the galU gene encoding UTP--glucose-1-phosphate uridylyltransferase GalU encodes MRVIRKAIIPAAGLGTRFLPATKAQPKEMLPIVDKPAIQYIVEEAIASGVEDIIIVTGRNKRAIEDHFDKSAELENILEEKGKSELLSIVRNISNMVDIHYIRQKEPLGLGHAILCARKFIGNEPFAVLLGDDIIQSDPPCLQQMIQVYNQVQTSVIATQEIPWQDVNKYGIISPSRETDHGSMPECCTSIEDLIEKPDREQAPSNIAVIGRYILEPDIFTVLAELAPSKGGEIQLTDGLRILNRVKRMVSYVFGGKRYDVGDKLGYIQATVEFALQRNDLRDELQDYLRSLLRENSTRE; translated from the coding sequence ATGCGGGTGATACGCAAGGCGATTATTCCGGCTGCGGGCTTGGGGACGCGTTTCCTGCCGGCGACCAAAGCGCAGCCGAAGGAAATGCTCCCGATTGTTGACAAGCCGGCCATTCAATACATCGTGGAAGAAGCGATCGCTTCCGGTGTCGAGGACATCATCATTGTGACGGGGCGCAATAAGCGCGCGATCGAGGATCATTTTGACAAATCCGCCGAACTGGAAAACATTCTCGAAGAAAAGGGCAAAAGCGAGCTGCTGAGCATCGTCAGGAATATTTCCAATATGGTGGACATCCATTATATCCGGCAAAAAGAACCGCTGGGCTTGGGCCACGCGATCTTGTGCGCGCGGAAGTTTATCGGAAACGAACCCTTTGCCGTCCTGTTGGGAGATGATATTATCCAATCCGATCCGCCATGTCTGCAGCAGATGATTCAGGTCTATAATCAGGTGCAAACCTCGGTTATCGCGACTCAGGAAATTCCTTGGCAGGATGTCAATAAGTACGGCATTATTTCGCCCTCCCGCGAAACGGATCATGGCAGTATGCCGGAATGCTGCACATCGATCGAGGATTTGATCGAGAAGCCGGACAGGGAGCAGGCGCCCTCCAATATCGCCGTAATCGGAAGGTATATTCTGGAGCCGGACATTTTCACCGTTCTCGCTGAGCTGGCGCCCAGCAAGGGAGGAGAAATTCAGCTGACCGACGGGTTGCGGATCCTCAACCGCGTCAAAAGGATGGTCTCCTATGTATTCGGCGGCAAGCGCTACGACGTCGGCGACAAATTGGGCTACATTCAGGCAACGGTTGAATTTGCGCTGCAGCGAAACGATCTTCGCGACGAATTGCAGGACTATTTGCGTTCTTTGCTGCGTGAAAACAGTACAAGGGAGTGA